From a region of the Haematobia irritans isolate KBUSLIRL chromosome 4, ASM5000362v1, whole genome shotgun sequence genome:
- the LOC142237227 gene encoding U6 snRNA-associated Sm-like protein LSm2, whose translation MLFYSFFKSLVGKDVVVELKNDLSICGTLHSVDQYLNIKLTDISVTDPEKYPHMLSVKNCFIRGSVVRYVQLPGDEVDTTLLQDAARKEAVSSR comes from the exons ATG TTGTTCTATTCATTCTTCAAATCACTGGTGGGAAAAGATGTCGTGGTAGAGCTAAAGAATGATCTGAG CATATGCGGCACCTTACATTCTGTGGACCAATATCTCAACATAAAATTGACTGATATAAGTGTTACCGATCCCGAAAAATATCCCCATATGCTTTCGGTGAAAAATTGCTTTATACGAGGCTCTGTAGTTCGCTATGTCCAATTGCCTGGCGACGAAGTTGATACCACATTGTTGCAAGATGCCGCTCGGAAGGAAGCAGTTAGCTCCAGATGA